One Nomascus leucogenys isolate Asia chromosome 22a, Asia_NLE_v1, whole genome shotgun sequence DNA segment encodes these proteins:
- the LOC100598768 gene encoding polyadenylate-binding protein 2 isoform X1 — MAAAAAAAAAAGAAGGRGSGPGRRRHLVPGAGGEAGEGAPGGAGDYGNGLESEELEPEELLLEPEPEPEPEEEPPRPRAPPGAPGPGPGSGAPGSQEEEEEPGLVEGDPGDGAIEDPELEAIKARVREMEEEAEKLKELQNEVEKQMNMSPPPGNAGPVIMSIEEKMEADARSIYVGNVDYGATAEELEAHFHGCGSVNRVTILCDKFSGHPKGFAYIEFSDKESVRTSLALDESLFRGRQIKVIPKRTNRPGISTTDRGFPRARYRARTTNYNSSRSRFYSGFNSRPRGRVYRGRARATSWYSPY; from the exons atggcggcggcggcggcggcggcagcagcagcgggGGCTGCGGGCGGTCGGGGCTCCGGGCCGGGGCGGCGGCGCCATCTTGTGCCCGGGGCCGGTGGGGAGGCCGGGGAGGGGGCCCCGGGGGGCGCAGGGGACTACGGGAACGGCCTGGAGTCTGAGGAACTGGAGCCTGAGGAGCTGCTGCTGGAGCCCGAGCCGGAGCCCGAGCCCGAAGAGGAGCCGCCCCGGCCCCGCGCCCCCCCGGGAGCTCCGGGCCCTGGGCCTGGTTCGGGAGCCCCCGGCAgccaagaggaggaggaggagccgggACTGGTCGAGGGTGACCCGGGGGACGGCGCCATTGAGGACCCG GAGCTGGAAGCTATCAAAGCTCGAGTCAGGGAGATGGAGGAAGAAGCTGAGAAGCTAAAGGAGCTACAGAACGAGGTAGAGAAGCAGATGAATATGAGTCCACCTCCAGGCAATG CTGGCCCAGTGATCATGTCCATTGAGGAGAAGATGGAGGCTGATGCCCGTTCCATCTATGTTGGCAAT GTGGACTATGGTGCAACAGCAGAAGAGCTGGAAGCTCACTTTCATGGCTGTGGTTCAGTCAACCGTGTTACCATACTCTGTGACAAATTTAGTGGCCATCCCAAAGG GTTTGCATATATAGAGTTCTCAGACAAAGAGTCAGTGAGGACTTCCTTGGCCTTAGATGAGTCCCTGTTTAGAGGAAGGCAAATCAAG GTGATCCCAAAACGAACCAACAGACCAGGCATCAGCACAACAGACCGGGGTTTTCCACGAGCCCGCTACCGCGCCCGGACCACCAACTACAACAGTTCCCGCTCTCGATTCTACAGTGGTTTTAACAGCAGGCCCCGGGGTCGCGTCTACAG GGGCCGGGCTAGAGCGACATCATGGTATTCCCCTTACTAA